One Castanea sativa cultivar Marrone di Chiusa Pesio chromosome 4, ASM4071231v1 DNA window includes the following coding sequences:
- the LOC142632599 gene encoding uncharacterized protein LOC142632599 — protein sequence MEALLTQYLEESRKENEIYYISKKMLAYEEKYSRLEKTCVALVWATRKLKHYMLAFKVLLIARMDPLKYPMEKPMQDWKITKWKSVKGRAIADHLAHCSPEEAEEIQGDFPDEDIMRIELESWKMYFDGAINRNGSGIGVLLIYPKVTHIPFSGRLNFPATNNATKYEACIIGLQAALGLGVKELEVYSDSTLIISQVQNRWKIKEENLMPYHECHQKLALKFGKI from the exons ATGGAGGCTTTGCTTACTCAGTACCTAGAGGAATCTAGGAAAGAGAATGAAATTTATTACATTAGCAAGAAGATGCTGGCTTATGAAGAGAAGTATTCACGACTTGAGAAAACATGTGTAGCACTTGTATGGGCAACTCGAAAACTCAAACATTACATGCTTGCTTTCAAGGTCTTGTTGATTGCAAGAATGGACCCTTTGAAATATCCGATGGAGAAGCCTATGCAAGATTGGAAGATAACTAAATGG AAGTCTGTGAAGGGAAGAGCAATTGCTGATCACTTAGCCCACTGTTCACCAGAAGAAGCCGAAGAAATCCAAGGAGACTTTCCGGATGAGGATATCATGAGGATAGAATTagaatcatggaagatgtattttgatggagcaATTAATCGAAATGGAAGTGGCATTGGAGTTCTCTTAATTTATCCAAAAGTGACACACATCCCATTCTCTGGTAGACTTAACTTTCCTGCCACTAACAATGCCACTAAATATGAAGCTTGCATTATAGGGTTACAAGCGGCCCTAGGTCTTGGAGTAAAAGAGTTGGAAGTGTACAGTGATTCAACCTTGATAATTTCTCAGGTTCAGAATAGATGGAAGATCAAGGAAGAAAATCTAATGCCTTATCATGAATGCCATCAGAAGTTGGCCTTGAAATTCGGTAAGATTTAG